In the genome of Mugil cephalus isolate CIBA_MC_2020 chromosome 21, CIBA_Mcephalus_1.1, whole genome shotgun sequence, one region contains:
- the ndufaf7 gene encoding protein arginine methyltransferase NDUFAF7, mitochondrial has product MRVLFGVKAQHLIRRVFVHPVSSSAAVRWRATPSRLLCSSSPDEEKPRPSMLRHLTSKIKATGPITVAEYMREVLTNPVMGYYVRKDMLGPDGDFITSPEISQIFGELIGVWIISEWIGAGRPKQLQVVELGPGRGSLAADVLRVFSQLRSVLGDSSVSLHLVEVSPALGRVQAQTLTSSCSHEAEDEDEAVYRRGETPDGLPVSWYRRLDDVPAGFSIFVAHEFFDALPIHKFQRTEKGWREVMVDIVPDKPDQLRFVVLPSPTLASSTLVQAGERRDHVEVCAEGGVIIQQLARRIAEDGGAALIADYGHDGTKTDTFRGFKGHQLHDVLSSPGSADLTADVDFSFLRRMAEGGVAEGGVACLGPVTQGTFLKNMGIDTRMEVLLRNCTDPSTRNQLIRSYDTLTNPTKMAARFLFFSLLHHSRLATPPKPEGLRLDKKKSPVPLPVAGFTRLSFS; this is encoded by the exons ATGAGGGTTTTATTTGGAGTTAAAGCGCAACATCTGATCAGAAGAGTCTTCGTTCATCCAGTCAGTTCATCCGCAGCAG TGCGATGGCGAGCGACTCCGTCCAGactcctctgcagctcctctccaGACGAGGAGAAACCTCGTCCCTCAATGCTACGACACCTcacctccaaaataaaagccacgGGTCCCATCACGGTGGCTGAGTACATGAGGGAGGTTCTGACCAACCCTGTGATG GGCTACTATGTGAGGAAGGACATGCTGGGACCGGACGGAGACTTCATCACGTCCCCAGAGATCAGCCAGATCTTTGGAGAG CTGATCGGGGTCTGGATCATCAGCGAGTGGATTGGCGCCGGTCGACCCAAACAGCTGCAGGTGGTCGAGCTCGGACCCGGACGAGGATCTTTGGCCGCCGACGTCCTCAGA GTGTTCAGTCAGCTCAGGTCGGTTCTGGGCGACTCCTCGGTTTCTCTCCACCTGGTGGAGGTGAGTCCGGCTCTGGGTCGGGTTCAGGCTCAGACTCTGACGAGCAGCTGCAGCCACGAGgccgaggacgaggacgaggccGTTTACCGGCGCGGGGAGACCCCAGACGGGCTGCCGGTGTCCTGGTACCGTCGCCTAGACGACGTCCCTGCAG GATTCAGCATCTTCGTAGCTCATGAGTTCTTCGACGCTCTCCCCATCCACAAGTTCCAG aggacagagaaggGCTGGAGGGAGGTCATGGTGGACATCGTCCCAGACAAACCGGACCAGCTGAGGTTTGTCGTGCTGCCGTCTCCAACTCTGGCCTCATCCACCCTGGTACAG GCAGGTGAGAGGCGGGACCACGTGGAGGTGTGTGCAGAGGGCGGAGTCATCATCCAGCAGCTCGCCCGGCGCATCGCGGAGGACGGCGGCGCCGCGCTGATCGCCGACTACGGCCACGACGGAACCAAGACGGACACGTTCAGG GGTTTCAAAGGTCACCAGCTCCATGACGTCCTGTCCTCCCCCGGCTCGGCCGACCTCACCGCCGACGTGGACTTCAGCTTCCTGCGGAGGATGGCCGAGGGGGGCGTGGCcgaggggggcgtggcctgtcTGGGACCTGTCACTCAGGGAACGTTCCTGAAGAACATGGGCATCGACACCAGGATGGAG gttctgCTGAGGAACTGCACGGACCCGTCCACCAGGAACCAGCTGATCAGAAGCTACGACACGTTGACTAATCcgaccaagatggccgcccgcttcctcttcttcagcctCCTGCACCACAGCCGCCTGGCCACGCCCCCCAAACCAGAGGGGCTGAGGCTGGACAAGAAGAAGAGCCCGGTACCCCTCCCCGTGGCCGGCTTCACCCGGCTCAGCTTCTCCTGA